In Alkalimarinus alittae, the DNA window CACACTATGGAGAAATGCGACTGGAACCGTAACGCAGAGTTGTATGTCGAAGGGTTTGATAAGTGTGGTATGGAGTGGGCACCCTTGCGCCGAGGCCAAAGTAATTGCGGCCAAGGAAACGACTGTGTGGTATGCCTAGGGGGTTGCCCACGAGATTCCAAACAAAGTTCATTGGTCACGTTTATTAAGAAAGCGCAACAGCATGGACTTGAAATAGAAACCGAATTTAATGTATCGCAGATTATTCATGGCACCAATCTCGTTACTGTGTACGGTGATCAGTATGGCGCCGCGCGGCAAGTATATGGGCGGCGATGTATTGTGGCGGGCGGCGCGTTAGGCTCCACTCAAATGCTGTTGAAATCGGGTTTTAAAGATAAGTTGCCTGGGTTAGGAAGCAACTTCACCTGTCACCCTCAGTTTATGAATATCGCACTGTTTGATGAGATCGTTGACGCTCACAAAGGGGCATTTCAATCTGTTAAATCCCAAGATCCGCGCTTTCGCCAACAAGGCTTTAAATTAGAAAATGTCTTTGCTGGCCCTATTGCCGTTTCGTTATTGAAGCCAGGGTTTGGTCTTGATCATCAACGCTTTATGCAGAAATACCGCAATATGGCCTGCATAGAAGTAGCGATAAGAGACGCAACCGCTGGAACGATCAATATTGATAAGTCAGGACGATTAAAAATTAAAAAGACGATGGCTGATGCCGATTGGCAGCGCGCTAACGCTGGGATACGAGTGGTTGAAACGTTGTTTAATTCCCTTGGTGCCAGAGACGTCATGAAATCGCCCATTAAAATAGGCTTACACCTAATGGGGGGGTGTACGTTGGGTAAAGATGGTCGCAACTCAGTCGTTAATGAGCATTTTCAAGTGCATGATCATCCTAACGTATTTATTGCAGATTCATCGATATTTCCATCAGCCCCGGGTATAAACCCATCACTGAGCATTATGGCATTGGCACATAAAGCTAGCGAGCACATTCTTGCTGAGTGTGGAGTATCGTCAACGGCCAAAATAAAAAGTAAATCACCTGTTGTGGAGGTACAGCCCTAATGTCTCTGTTTTTATCTCAACGCGAAATTCGTGGGTTAATCAAAGTAGGTGACCTAGTCATTCCGGGTGGTTATGGTTTTCCGTCTTTTTCAGAAACCGGTTGTATTGACCATGTGGATGAAGTGATGGCGCCTACACCTGCCGCAGATGTGAAAGATTTTAAATTATTAATGAAGGTGTTTAGTGTTGCGCCGAATGCTCTGCTTAAAGGTCTTTTAAGGTTGATGGATAAAGAATCTGCTTTTCCTGAGCCGATAGGCGGATTGCTTAGATTACTTAATGTGGGGGTCAAAGGCGTGGTGTTCAGTCTTTATTATTCGAATAAAACCAGTGAGTTTTACCAAGGCCCTTTAGTACATGAGGCGATTGGCTATCAGGTGAATTGCGAGATGGATGAGTCAAATGGGAGTGCAGGGCAATGAATGCCATTGTAGTAAAAAACAGTGTGACCTTAGAAACGCTTTACGAAATCAGTGAAACCTCTGAAGAACAAGTGCAAGCCGTCTATCAAGCTGCACGGCAAGGCTTTCAGGACTTAAAAAAGACTACGGTTAAAGAGCGAGTCGAAGCACTTAAAAAAGTTCGAGATGCGATCTACGAACGCCGTGAAACAATCGTTGATAAAGTGATACTTGAAACCGGCAAAAGCCGAACGGATGCCTTAGTCTCAGAGGCGATGGGTGTGCTGGATTATGCCGACTGGCTGATTGCCAATGCACCTAAGATTTTAGCAGATGAAAAAGCGCATACACCGATAGCGTTATTGGGCAAAAAATCAAAAATATATCATGAAGCCTTAGGTGTGGTGTTAATCATCGCGCCTTGGAACTATCCATTTAATATCGCGATGGTGTCTATTTTAACCGCTTTGGCTGCCGGTAATTCAGTGGTGTTTAAACCGTCTGAAATAACACCGCTGAATGGCCTTATAGAAGAGGTTATTTCGGCTGCGCCTCTATTTAGGCAGTGCGTGAATGTTGTCTATGGCACAGGCTTAACAGCGCAACGATTGATTGATCAGCGACCTGCAAAAATATTCTTTACGGGGAGTGCGCGCACGGGCAAAAAGATACTCAGTCAAGCGGCGAATTATTTGATTCCAGTTGAACTTGAGCTGGGTGGAAAAGATCAAATGATCGTGTTTGATGACGTTAATATCGAGCGCACTGTAGCGGGTTGTTTGTGGGGGGCTATGACTAATGCCGGTCAATCCTGTACTTCTGTTGAGCGCGTATATGTTCACCAGAGCATCTACCACCCCTTTGTTGAGAAACTCAAAGAAGAGTGCGCCAAGTTAGTGGTTAATTCGGGTGATGATGGGGATGCAGATATTGGCGGTATCACCGCAGACTTTCAGCTAGATATTATTCGTAAGCAGGTTGATGAAGCAAAAGCGGCGGGCGCAAAGATTATTGCTGGCGGCGAAATGTTATCTGATGATATGCCCTTTTATCTGCCAACTATCATCGAAGACGCAACAACAGATATGACCGTCTTGAGCCAGGAGACATTTGGTCCGGTCATCACTATATCCGCGTTTAGCTCTGAGCAAGAGGTGATAGCTGAGTCAAACAATACGGAGTTTGGTTTAAGTGCCAGTGTCTGGAGTAAAGACCTGAAGCGTGGTGATCGAGTCGCCAGAGCGTTAGAGGTGGGGGCGGTTTCTATCAACAACGTAATGCTAACAGAGGGTAATCCGGCACTACCTTTTGGTGGGACAAAGCAGAGTGGTTTTGGTCGAGTCAAAGGGGCAGAGGGGTTGCTAGGCATGACTCAGTCAAAAGCGATTCTAGTGGACACCCAAAGCGCTAAAATAGAAGCTAACTGGTACCCTTATACCCGAGCGAAATACGCATTGTTTAGTCAATTTATCGACGCGTTGTTTGGTAAAGGACTACAAAAGTGGGTTAGGTTTGCTATTAGCGGCATTAAGCTAGAATCAGAATCTCAGAAGCCGAGAGGGTAATACGAGGCGGGATAACATAAACACCTACCTGCAATCTTAGAGCAGGTAGGTGTTCACTATAATTAGCTTTTTTTCTTTATACGAGTCAGCGATAAGCCCACAAGACCTAAGCTAAATAGTGCAATAGTCGCTGGTTCAGTCACTGATGCAGCTTTTGCAATGTTTTCGCTTGAAAGCGCTTGCCAGTTAATACCGTCTGTTGTGAATTTTGCACTGCTTGCGCCATTGCAACAGTTTTCTGCCCAGTAAATCTCTAGCGTATGTGCACCTGCCGTCAAGGTGTTATCAAGTACATGCATTACGTCACTGTTATTCCAGTTGTATGCCCACCAAAGATTATCTGTTCTGCTGCTGACTAGTGTATTGTCTAAGTAAAACGCGGCACCGTAACCGGCATCTAAACCTAAATCAAACCCCCAGGAACCCATAGACACCATATCGAAATCAATGGTCATTAGGTTGATGGTATTGTTGCCTGAGCGATATAGGTCGAATGTATCGATATCAGTATGAGTAATGGCTGACGTTTGATTGGTCCATGAAGATACAAAATCAGTATTATCGATAGCGACATCAATACTTCTGCTATCAAGAGTGATCAGGCTCGCGTTAACAGTTGAGCTAAGAACTACAGCCGCGGCAGCTGATAATACTGAGGATACTTTCTTCATAAGTGGATCTCGTTTTATGCTTTAATAAAATAGTTAATATGTGAACTAGCATAACGTATTTAATAAAAATCTAATGCAAACGAATGTAAAATCTGGCTTGGCTAAGGCGTTCTGGGGGGAGGAGAATAGCGTTTGTTTTAAGGTTAAGAGAATCGCAGTTAAGAGCGGCGCCTACAAAAAACATGTTTAGAGGGTGAGGTACGCTATGTGTTCGGTATAACTTCACCGGTATTTGAGTCATAGCGTATGGTGAAAGCGGTGTTCTCTTGATACGTGTAGGTACAGCGGTTAGACCCATTATAGACCGCAAGGTAGTCGCTAGCACCTGAACTGCCTACTTGCTCAGAGTTTGTAGCTAGCACTGCACGCCATACATCAAGGCAATCATCTTGGCTATTTAGCGTTAAGCTTACACCGCGTGTATCGGCGGGCCAGCCTGCTGCATTTACGCTTAAGTCACCGGCAACGATGGGGTCGTTTATCTTAACGAAGTTCAGTACAGCGCCAGGGCTACCTGCGGCATTCCATTGCAGGTGTACATTTTTAACACCTACATTAAAGGCCGCGGCAGTGGCTTCAACAGATGCTCGCTGAGCATCCTCCCCAATATTGGAAAAACGAGGCAAAGCGAATGCGGCCAATATGGCCAGTATGAGAATAACGATGACAAGCTCAATGAGTGTAAACCCGTCAGGGTTAAAGTGTTTGATTGTGAAGTCTTTATTTACCACAGAAAATATATCTCAATTAACGTATTGCTTGCCGTATCTTACCTATATTTTGCATAGAGTCATTTAAAAAATTGTAAAAGGTAGCGAGCTTTATGCGGGGGGGGAATGTTTGGGTTATAACAACTGTGTGGCGCAACAAAAAAGGCGCGTTTGAATCAACGCGCCTTTTTTAGTTTTATGAGTTACGTTTATTAAGCAACCATCTGCTTGATAAAGGTTTCACATGTTTCTTGATCCATATACTTAGGAACAGGATAGTTGTAATGAGCTTCTTTTAGCGCCAATCTTGCGATTTCTGGGATATCTTCAGGCTTTAAGGCTTCTAGTTTCTCAGGAATATTAAACTCTTTAAGCATTGCTCGAATCTTGTCGATAAATTTCTGAGCTAGCTCAGAATTGCTTTCTTTACCGGTTTTAAGACCACTAACGATAGCGAGTTCAGCTAGACGATCATTGATCTCTTCTTTTGAGTAATCCAACACATATGGTAATACTATGGCATTACCTAAACCGTGAGGTGTTGAGTACTTAGCGCCAAAGTTGTGGGAGATGGCATGAACATAACCCAAGCTAGCTTTAGTAAATGCTAGGCCTGCGTAGTATGATGCCAGTGCCATGTTCTGACGTGCTTCAAGGTCGCTGCCTTTTTTAACTGCAGTAGACAGGTTTTCCATAATAAGGCGAGTCGCGGCAATGGCATAACCATCTGTGTCGCTAGACGCATTCTTAGAAATATACGCTTCTACAGCATGTGTTAACGCATCCATACCGGTTGCAGACGTTACAGGTGCTGGTAGACCTGTCATAAGTCCCGCGTCTAGTGCGGCCATCATTGGTACTAATTTAGGATCAATTAAAGGCGTTTTCTGGTGAGTAATTGGGTCAGATACAACCGCTGCAATGGTGACTTCTGAACCTGTTCCTGCTGTAGTAGGGATAGCAAAAAGCGGTGCCGGAGCCGTCCAGACTTTAAACATTCCTGCCAATTTCTTAATTTCACGATTGTTGGTTGCACGTGCTGCGATTACTTTAGCTGCATCAATAGGAGAGCCGCCGCCTACCGCTAAAATAGCTTCACATTTATGCTTGTTATAAATGTTAAGGCCTGTTTCGACTTGGTCGTATGTTGGATCAGGAAGTACGCCGTCGTAGATCGCAAATTCAATGTTGTTTTTAGTTAATCGCGCTTGAATTTTATCGAGCACACCGAGCTTTATTAACATCGCATCAGTAACAATCAGTACTTTTTTAGTACCCATCTGACTAATTGCGTCACAAAGATCGAGAGAAGAGTCTACACCCGTGAATAATGTTGGCTTAGGCATTGGGACGACTTTCGCTGCGAATTTCATCGCCCCCATTAAACCCTGATAACCTTTAACTTGAAGTGAAAATAGCATCGTTAATAACCCTTTTATTGAATCCCTGTGTCTAACTAATGACACAATACCTAGTCTTTGCTGCGCCCTTAAAGTCGTGCAAACGTCTTTTGTAGAGCAATTACTCTAACATGAAAAATAGCTAAAGTCATACTGATCAATTTTAAGTGTAATAAAAACATACTGGATGCAGAAGAGAAAAATGGTTTTTACAGGATTTTTTGTTGGATTCTAGACGGGAGCCTAAAAACTCAACATTTTCAGGTTATGGTGCTGTTTTTTTAGTGGCCAATCTATTGGCCCCGGTTTGGGTGTAGCGGCTCATAATCTTATCTATTTCGTTTGCCTTTTTAAGTGCTTTTATTCGTTTATTTACAAACGTATTAATATCAGTGTTACGTTTATCTGTACTAAAGTAGATCGAGTAAGTTGGAATAATGTCGCCCATGTAGACAAACTGAAAGCATGAGTTGTTGGTTAATTCATTTTTAATATTGAAGCGAATTCTCAGCTCCATTTCAACAAAACCATCGACTCTGTTAAGGGCCGCTAGGTTTATACCTTGTGAGTAATTTTCGACGGGGACAAGGTTGAGTAGGTGACTGTCTTCAAGTTCATTGAGTTCAGGGTGAATAAAGTCTCTTATGATTGCGATGTTTTGATGACTTAGCTCGCTCACAGACTTAATTTGAGCGGGAGGGTTCTTTTTGCACGTTAAATAGGTGTGATTAACAGAAAATAAGGGTTCAGAAACAAAGTCTCCCCACTGGCTTAATGAGTTCCAAGCTTTTGCATCATAGGCTATCCAGTTGTCTAACTGTCCGGATTCCACTATTTTATATAGCCGGTTTAGCGGCAATACATGATATTTTACAGTGTATGGGGAGCCATTAAATACTTCCTTCACTATATCGGTAATAATACCCCCATTACTTTTGCCTTCATGTGTTATCTGAAAAGGGGGAGACTTACCCTCAACGATAAGATAATTCACCTCTTCACTGAACGTATTACTGATATAAGTGCAGGCCATCAGTAAAAATAGTTTCGTTATTATTTTGGTCACGGGTCTATAGTTCTCTGGCAATAATGAAACAGCTATCTTGAGTATAGAAGGAGATAGCCATTATTGTAGCTAATGTGGCCTTTATGGAGAAATGACTACATGAATAGACTGAACCCTGCGACCGTAGCGATTATTTGGATGTTAGGTACGCTGTCATCATTTACGCTGATGGCGATTGCAGGAAGAGAGTTATCTTATACCTTAAGCACCTTTGAAATACTCTTCTTTAGAAGTATTGTGGGGCTGTTGGTTTTGAGTGTGCTTATCAACTATAAAGGTTGGGTATTAATTCGAACTCATAAACTATCGACTCACGTTGTGAGAAATGTTGCTCACTTTGGAGGGCAATTCGGTTGGTTTCTAGGGTTGGCTTATCTTCCCCTATCTGATGTGTTTGCAATCGAGTTTACAGTCCCGATATGGACAGCGATGTTTGCTGTCATTATGTTGGGTGAACGAATGACAAAAGGACGTAGTATCGCGATATTGATGGGCTTTACAGGCATGCTAGTTATTTTGAGGCCTGGGATAGCGTCTATACAACCTGCGTCTTATGCCGTTCTTCTAGGAGCGATTTGCTACAGTCTGGCTTATATCAAAACTAAGTCGTTGGTGGGTACCGATAGCCCGCTTTCTATTCTGTTTTATATGACTATTATTCAGCTGCCTTTGGGGCTATTACCCATACTGCATGAGTTTAGCATGCCATCGTTAGGTGAGTGGCTGCTGATTACAGTTGTTGCCATCTCTGCTTTAACGGCTCATTACTGTATCGCAAGAGCTATGCAATTGGTCGATGCCTCAGTGGTTGTTCCAATGGACTTTATGCGCTTGCCACTAATCGCGTTGGTCGGTTTTTTGTTGTATAGCGAACCACTTGACTGGGCTGTGCTTGTTGGTGGTTGCATTATGTTTTTAGGTAATTATATTAACCTACAAAGCGAGAAACGTAAGTTGTCTAACCGTATGCCTGGTTAAGTACTCGATTTCGAAAATAAAGCAGACACGCCCTAAGTTTGGACTATGCTTATGTGTGGCGTACCAGAGCCCTGTCGAATTATCGGGTTATTGTAGTTCAATAATAAAAAAAGCGAGAATATTTTGAACGTAAATGATAAGCCAGCGTCATCGCCGTATAGCTTTCCTATTCGAATACACCTTTTTGTTGCCATTGTTTCTTTTGTTGTTTTGCTCGGTGTGGCGTTAGGTGTTTTTCATTATCAGAAGATTACGACCTTGATCATTGATGATGCTGAAGTGACCTTTGATCGTATCGCAAAAGACGTCTTATTAAAGTTTGAGTCAGCCTATCATCCTGTAGCGACTACTGTTGATTTACTTTCCTTTTCAGGTCTTTTGAAGGCTTCAAGCTTTGAGCAGCGAGCCGAATATCTTGAGCCTTTAACTAGCGTGCTTCGTACTAAACCTGAACTTCTCAACATGCTAGTGGGGTATGCTAATAGCGAGGCACTGATTGTTCGCCGCATCAATAATGAATCCGAGCGAAACCAATATGGCGCGGCAGTAGATACGGCCTATGTTGTCGATAATATTGAAACAGACTCAGGCGTTGGTATTTTAACGCGGTATTATTACAGTACTGAATTAGTGCAGTTAGGGGTAAGGTCATTAGGGCAGACCACCTACGACCCTCTAGCAAGGAGTTGGTATAAACGGGCTTTGAGTAGTGACTCAACCATTGCCACTGAACCGTACATGTTCTTTTTTTCTGGTTTGGTGGGCATTACGGTTGCGAAATACAATACGGCCAATGACGCGGTAGTAGCGGCTGATATCTCGATTAATAACCTATCTAAGACATTAAAACAAAGCCAAATAACGCAAGGATCACTGCTTTATCTTATTGATAAAGAAGACCGTTTGTTAGCAAGTTCAGAAGGTGGTGACTTTGTACTCAGTAGCTCGCTTGATGACACTCAGCTTAAATCGGTTAAAGAGCTTAATAACACATTGTTGAATAAAGTGATTAGCCGAGGTGCATCACATTATGACAGTGGTGACTTTTTTCAGCTAAAAGAAGATAAATGGCTAGTGGCTGTGCGAGATGTTGATTTAATTGATGATTTTAATCTACGATTAGTCATTCTTGTGCCAACAGAAGAGCTGTTGTTTGAGGCTATCGAGGTCAGACATCAGTCCGTTTTGATTACCATTTTGGTTATTTTTCTGTCGATTCCTGTTGCACTGCTGATCGCCACAAAGATCGCTAACCCATTAAAAATGCTTGCAGAACAGTCATCCCGTGTACGCCGATTTGATTTTAGTAAGCCTACTCAGGTTAAATCCTTTATTCTTGAAATTAGCGATTTGAGTCGTTCAATACAGCTGATGCAAGATACGATTCACAACTTTATCGAAATGATAAATGCGGTTGCTGGCGAAAAAGATTTTGAACGACTATTAGAGAAAATAACCAGTGACACCATGCACGTCAGCTCTGCTTCAGGGGCGATTGTTTACCTCCTTTC includes these proteins:
- a CDS encoding CCXG family PEP-CTERM protein, translating into MKKVSSVLSAAAAVVLSSTVNASLITLDSRSIDVAIDNTDFVSSWTNQTSAITHTDIDTFDLYRSGNNTINLMTIDFDMVSMGSWGFDLGLDAGYGAAFYLDNTLVSSRTDNLWWAYNWNNSDVMHVLDNTLTAGAHTLEIYWAENCCNGASSAKFTTDGINWQALSSENIAKAASVTEPATIALFSLGLVGLSLTRIKKKS
- a CDS encoding iron-containing alcohol dehydrogenase codes for the protein MLFSLQVKGYQGLMGAMKFAAKVVPMPKPTLFTGVDSSLDLCDAISQMGTKKVLIVTDAMLIKLGVLDKIQARLTKNNIEFAIYDGVLPDPTYDQVETGLNIYNKHKCEAILAVGGGSPIDAAKVIAARATNNREIKKLAGMFKVWTAPAPLFAIPTTAGTGSEVTIAAVVSDPITHQKTPLIDPKLVPMMAALDAGLMTGLPAPVTSATGMDALTHAVEAYISKNASSDTDGYAIAATRLIMENLSTAVKKGSDLEARQNMALASYYAGLAFTKASLGYVHAISHNFGAKYSTPHGLGNAIVLPYVLDYSKEEINDRLAELAIVSGLKTGKESNSELAQKFIDKIRAMLKEFNIPEKLEALKPEDIPEIARLALKEAHYNYPVPKYMDQETCETFIKQMVA
- a CDS encoding type II secretion system protein is translated as MVNKDFTIKHFNPDGFTLIELVIVILILAILAAFALPRFSNIGEDAQRASVEATAAAFNVGVKNVHLQWNAAGSPGAVLNFVKINDPIVAGDLSVNAAGWPADTRGVSLTLNSQDDCLDVWRAVLATNSEQVGSSGASDYLAVYNGSNRCTYTYQENTAFTIRYDSNTGEVIPNT
- a CDS encoding substrate-binding periplasmic protein, yielding MTKIITKLFLLMACTYISNTFSEEVNYLIVEGKSPPFQITHEGKSNGGIITDIVKEVFNGSPYTVKYHVLPLNRLYKIVESGQLDNWIAYDAKAWNSLSQWGDFVSEPLFSVNHTYLTCKKNPPAQIKSVSELSHQNIAIIRDFIHPELNELEDSHLLNLVPVENYSQGINLAALNRVDGFVEMELRIRFNIKNELTNNSCFQFVYMGDIIPTYSIYFSTDKRNTDINTFVNKRIKALKKANEIDKIMSRYTQTGANRLATKKTAP
- a CDS encoding DMT family transporter, encoding MNRLNPATVAIIWMLGTLSSFTLMAIAGRELSYTLSTFEILFFRSIVGLLVLSVLINYKGWVLIRTHKLSTHVVRNVAHFGGQFGWFLGLAYLPLSDVFAIEFTVPIWTAMFAVIMLGERMTKGRSIAILMGFTGMLVILRPGIASIQPASYAVLLGAICYSLAYIKTKSLVGTDSPLSILFYMTIIQLPLGLLPILHEFSMPSLGEWLLITVVAISALTAHYCIARAMQLVDASVVVPMDFMRLPLIALVGFLLYSEPLDWAVLVGGCIMFLGNYINLQSEKRKLSNRMPG
- a CDS encoding GMC family oxidoreductase N-terminal domain-containing protein — translated: MADIYDFVIIGSGPSGGVLAYNLCKAGARVLMLEAGKAHSAKTFPRNEMTANASLMWSGGMDTSTDAGLLFLRGKVLGGGSIINQCLLDRFDDNAFDDWRARTGVDFYSSSTMSRHYDEVESHLALHTMEKCDWNRNAELYVEGFDKCGMEWAPLRRGQSNCGQGNDCVVCLGGCPRDSKQSSLVTFIKKAQQHGLEIETEFNVSQIIHGTNLVTVYGDQYGAARQVYGRRCIVAGGALGSTQMLLKSGFKDKLPGLGSNFTCHPQFMNIALFDEIVDAHKGAFQSVKSQDPRFRQQGFKLENVFAGPIAVSLLKPGFGLDHQRFMQKYRNMACIEVAIRDATAGTINIDKSGRLKIKKTMADADWQRANAGIRVVETLFNSLGARDVMKSPIKIGLHLMGGCTLGKDGRNSVVNEHFQVHDHPNVFIADSSIFPSAPGINPSLSIMALAHKASEHILAECGVSSTAKIKSKSPVVEVQP
- a CDS encoding aldehyde dehydrogenase family protein, whose amino-acid sequence is MNAIVVKNSVTLETLYEISETSEEQVQAVYQAARQGFQDLKKTTVKERVEALKKVRDAIYERRETIVDKVILETGKSRTDALVSEAMGVLDYADWLIANAPKILADEKAHTPIALLGKKSKIYHEALGVVLIIAPWNYPFNIAMVSILTALAAGNSVVFKPSEITPLNGLIEEVISAAPLFRQCVNVVYGTGLTAQRLIDQRPAKIFFTGSARTGKKILSQAANYLIPVELELGGKDQMIVFDDVNIERTVAGCLWGAMTNAGQSCTSVERVYVHQSIYHPFVEKLKEECAKLVVNSGDDGDADIGGITADFQLDIIRKQVDEAKAAGAKIIAGGEMLSDDMPFYLPTIIEDATTDMTVLSQETFGPVITISAFSSEQEVIAESNNTEFGLSASVWSKDLKRGDRVARALEVGAVSINNVMLTEGNPALPFGGTKQSGFGRVKGAEGLLGMTQSKAILVDTQSAKIEANWYPYTRAKYALFSQFIDALFGKGLQKWVRFAISGIKLESESQKPRG